From Daphnia magna isolate NIES linkage group LG2, ASM2063170v1.1, whole genome shotgun sequence:
TAGCTTAGTAATCAAGTACATTGTATGTGAAATACTGAAACTACACTTTCCATTTTGCCAGATGGGGGACTcagaataaacttttttcaTCTACACACAGAGCAGAAGGGGCCCTTCATCTCTGTCTACACACGTGAATAACACAATGGAAAGCATTCAATCAAAGCTGAGACTGGCCGACTATGGTATCGGCGAGTACCATGGTCAATAACAAGTATAGCAAAGCAATGCATGGGATCAGTTTAGCTGTATTATTAATTTGATAACAAAGACTAAACATTTTTAGGCAAGCTGTCACTTAAGTAGGTAGTTATGTCCCAAGTGTCGCATACATTTATGAAACTCTGGAACTGGAATAAGCACTTATACCAGTAGATTTAAGCGGAGGATTCTTGTGGCGTGAACTTATGAAAAGCCTAAGAATCTAACAAAAAGATgggaaaataatgaaatattaTGTTAATGTGCACTTGTAAAGTACAATTTCGGCGGATTTGTTCAATGCTGTGTTGCCACTACTTCAGAAAGGCATACGAGACAACGGCTCCGCTCAATTTCTGAGTAAATACTGGTGTAgcagccacgcttatggcgggccctcccattgcctttttggcctgaaagtctttctgtccgataacgaaagcgccacagcggctgtgttgtgaacttgtgatgtattacgttttcgctatgttttcgctcattttcgtcgtctgtacttcagaaagtaaacaaaaagtggcttaattaattagtgtgaaaaaagtaagagcatgaagagatttcttaaaaacccttaaaactcaattcataggtggcagttacggttatgggacacttaaatcgatatcttgcctcattttctcacaatcgatacgcgaaattggcaacaacttttgggaaaaaatccgagagggggagttaacatggaccgtggctacaccagtattctattactctggttcTGAGCTAACTCTGAGGGCCTGAGCCGCCTGACGCCTGAGGCCCCTCCGGCTTCCGGCCCTCCCCTTTTTCCCCTTTATTTGGCCATGAATTTGTAGAAACTATAGCACCGTATTTACCTTGCTTACAGGTATCTTAGACACACCTGACTTTCATTCCAGCTTGAATGATGGCGGGCTGTACTAGGGCGTGCCGTGTGAAAATTGAAATGCtgtttacttttatttcatattttgttttgatcaGCATTCAAGGTAATTACGTTTagtttttataatttaaagaGTTTCCAAGGAACAtgtaaggtaaaaaaaatgtttaatacCCATGGATGTCAAGAGAATTAGCAAGTTCTATCCTAATGACCTATGGTTTAATTTGTTCACAATGATTTAGTGAAAGTTTATTCAGGTTTTCAGAGTTGTACAGTGCTTGCTAATAAAACATGATAATtggcaataaaaaatttattcaattGTTCTGGCAGGTGTTGCTTCCAAAGGTTGTGAAATTCCACCTGTTGTTCGTGGAACATGGTTTTATCGAGAGAATGGAGAATATCACACTACAGAAATCAATGGTGACTCGATGACAGGGAGAGGAAATTGCCTTTCTTCCCATCATTCACATCATGTCAACtatacatttgtttttcttgatgaACAGACAACTTGTTACCATTGtgtcaaattttttgttcgaACTGTCAATATTCTTGACAAAGTTGAATGTGAGTTACAATTGTTTAACACAactgtaaaaatattaaatttgactgatttttctattgtatttattatttacagCTGGATGCAAAACACTTCGCGACAAGTCCCCATCGTTGAATTCAATATGTGATGGCATCAATCCTGACCAGCAACTCATTTCACTGTTCGCGGAGAACTTTGTACCAGTCAACTGTAGATCAGGATTAGAGGGTGTTTGGCAATTTGCTTACCAAAATCGATTTCGTTTCACTGGTGAATGCAGCCATCCTGGTAACGTGATACAGTCTTGCCAGACACCTGGTTCCCAGTTTTTAATTACAAACCAAAAGTTCACAATAAGTTACAGAAAATGTGATGGAATGAGTGAATCACTGGATGGGAGTAAGTAGCATTTCCATTGGTTTACTCATTGTAAAAGATGTTCTATTGCTTAACTTTTTTACCGTTTTTAGCTGTTGAGTTTAGCTGTCTAGGAGATTGGTTCGTCGGAAAGAATCATTATTTTGCTGTTGCAAACACCAAGGAGTCGcgaaaagatgaaaaatttCGTTGCTTTTTGAAAAACCGTGACGATGATGAGTATATGGGTAAATCTATTACACCGGAATGTAACACTTTGAAATCTCCGGAAGATAGTCCTGAGCGTTATCGCATGACTCCTGGTATGTTATTAGGACTAGATTTCCAAACAATTTTGACCTAATCTTTGGTTGTGAATTAACTTGCAGTCAAATCCGAAACTGTGACACCCGGTTGCAATCttcctttaaatttttccGGACATTGGATCAATACCGCAAATATTGACGCTGATGTTTATATTAATCAAACTCATATTGTGGAGACATGGCATCCAGATATCGGAAGGTCTCGTAAAACCGTGTACGTCTGTAAAGAGTCACGGGATTCAAGGATCCTGCTTACCCGTCTTAATGTGGATGGATGGTAACAAATATTGCAACATAGATCCGTTAGTTCAATCACTACGAGATATTAACGTTTTAGCCAAAAAGACTACATTTGTTACGACATTGTTCCTCGTCACCACAACATTATCCGCTACCGGAAAGGGCTGGCCATGATTAAAGATGACTTTCATACTGTGTGCTCCTGGACACAATTTCCTGCAAAGAATGCCTGGAAATATGACCTGTTTTTAGGTATGCAATCAGTGCTCGGGTAAACAGTCGAGTACTTAGAAgacgtttttaaaaatggttATGTACCATACTAAAATTAAACTGCACGAATTGTCGGAGGAGTTTATCGCCAGAGGGTCGTGATGTGATGTGATGTAAGTTTTGTATGTATAATGTAACACGTTTTGTCCAAACGACAGCCAAAGAACCAGTTCCGATTCGCTGTCCCGTGGCCGGCATGTTTCGTTTCCAGCAAAATGGCGACATCAAGTTTCAGACCCGTATTTTAGGCGGAGTCACTGATTCGCCTCGTCCAGAGATTCACTGTATGGATTCGGTGTCCTCGTTTCAAGTCTGTGATTCTGGCCAGAAGGAGATGGTAATCGATGCAGAGTTTTGTCTGTCGACAGACACTTACGGACGCCCCATGGACATCTACAGTACTTAATTGCCAGCATTATTCTATTCTCTTTCTTCTGTCACCGTTTCTCTCTTCGTACTAATGGCATTGGCCGTATTACTAGTTTATAGGTTTCTGAAGTGATGGATTCCCGTGACTATGCTCCTACGAATCTCATTCGATAAATAATGATGTACAAATGTTTATGCTCAGATTGGTGTTCTGTCGCATGGATTGGTTAAGTAATATCTTCTGGTTTATCAAATAGCTCGAGACCCAGTTCCTATTCGTTGCCCAGTGGCCGGCAAATTCAAATTTACGCAAAAGGGTGACATCAAATTTGAGACGCGTATCTTGGGCGGAGTGACAGATTCGCCTCGTCCGGACATTTATTGCAAAGAAAACATTTCAGACTTCTCGGTTTGTGATGcggaacaaaaagaaatgtggaTTGATGAACATTATTGCCTTTCAGTGGATTACAAAGGGCGACCAGTGGACATTTACAGTATAGATATCCTTTACTTTGAACGCTGCTTAGTTTTCGCCGCTTATTAAACTATGCAGTGTTtgtggtttttcttttgtgttttcgCTTTGTTGGTGCAATTTGCCTGGTACTGGAAGCTTTTCTAATGATTTGCTTAACAGGATGGTGCTTTGCAGCCGATATCGATGTTCGCTACATGTTTACTAATGTTTTTGCTTTGCTTCGCTTCTGTGTTTTGCTTTGCTTCACTTCTGTGTTTCGCTTTGCTTCACTTCTGTGTTTC
This genomic window contains:
- the LOC116916250 gene encoding uncharacterized protein LOC116916250 isoform X3, producing MMAGCTRACRVKIEMLFTFISYFVLISIQGVASKGCEIPPVVRGTWFYRENGEYHTTEINGDSMTGRGNCLSSHHSHHVNYTFVFLDEQTTCYHCVKFFVRTVNILDKVESGCKTLRDKSPSLNSICDGINPDQQLISLFAENFVPVNCRSGLEGVWQFAYQNRFRFTGECSHPGNVIQSCQTPGSQFLITNQKFTISYRKCDGMSESLDGTVEFSCLGDWFVGKNHYFAVANTKESRKDEKFRCFLKNRDDDEYMGKSITPECNTLKSPEDSPERYRMTPVKSETVTPGCNLPLNFSGHWINTANIDADVYINQTHIVETWHPDIGRSRKTVYVCKESRDSRILLTRLNVDGCQKDYICYDIVPRHHNIIRYRKGLAMIKDDFHTVCSWTQFPAKNAWKYDLFLAKEPVPIRCPVAGMFRFQQNGDIKFQTRILGGVTDSPRPEIHCMDSVSSFQVCDSGQKEMVIDAEFCLSTDTYGRPMDIYTRDPVPIRCPVAGKFKFTQKGDIKFETRILGGVTDSPRPDIYCKENISDFSVCDAEQKEMWIDEHYCLSVDYKGRPVDIYSDPDYKLKCIGFWKENLRSYLITYDELDAFSRYRCWVYQRADLTKIYMSQALGPYCPLNQDVTSWNYTEGAAVHLNMEEYERERDQCPMNFDDGENPWSTSESYIQTFSFRASADYIRISLTAILLPLTLLFVFQH
- the LOC116916250 gene encoding uncharacterized protein LOC116916250 isoform X2, with amino-acid sequence MMAGCTRACRVKIEMLFTFISYFVLISIQGVASKGCEIPPVVRGTWFYRENGEYHTTEINGDSMTGRGNCLSSHHSHHVNYTFVFLDEQTTCYHCVKFFVRTVNILDKVESGCKTLRDKSPSLNSICDGINPDQQLISLFAENFVPVNCRSGLEGVWQFAYQNRFRFTGECSHPGNVIQSCQTPGSQFLITNQKFTISYRKCDGMSESLDGTVEFSCLGDWFVGKNHYFAVANTKESRKDEKFRCFLKNRDDDEYMGKSITPECNTLKSPEDSPERYRMTPVKSETVTPGCNLPLNFSGHWINTANIDADVYINQTHIVETWHPDIGRSRKTVYVCKESRDSRILLTRLNVDGCQKDYICYDIVPRHHNIIRYRKGLAMIKDDFHTVCSWTQFPAKNAWKYDLFLAKEPVPIRCPVAGMFRFQQNGDIKFQTRILGGVTDSPRPEIHCMDSVSSFQVCDSGQKEMVIDAEFCLSTDTYGRPMDIYSDPDYKLKCIGFWKENLRSYLITYDELDAFSRYRCWVYQRADLTKIYMSQALGPYCPLNQDVTSWNYTEGAAVHLNMEEYERERDQCPMNFDDGENPWSTSESYIQTFSFRASADYIRISLTAILLPLTLLFVFQH
- the LOC116916250 gene encoding uncharacterized protein LOC116916250 isoform X1, whose protein sequence is MMAGCTRACRVKIEMLFTFISYFVLISIQGVASKGCEIPPVVRGTWFYRENGEYHTTEINGDSMTGRGNCLSSHHSHHVNYTFVFLDEQTTCYHCVKFFVRTVNILDKVESGCKTLRDKSPSLNSICDGINPDQQLISLFAENFVPVNCRSGLEGVWQFAYQNRFRFTGECSHPGNVIQSCQTPGSQFLITNQKFTISYRKCDGMSESLDGTVEFSCLGDWFVGKNHYFAVANTKESRKDEKFRCFLKNRDDDEYMGKSITPECNTLKSPEDSPERYRMTPVKSETVTPGCNLPLNFSGHWINTANIDADVYINQTHIVETWHPDIGRSRKTVYVCKESRDSRILLTRLNVDGCQKDYICYDIVPRHHNIIRYRKGLAMIKDDFHTVCSWTQFPAKNAWKYDLFLARDPVPIRCPVAGKFKFTQKGDIKFETRILGGVTDSPRPDIYCKENISDFSVCDAEQKEMWIDEHYCLSVDYKGRPVDIYSDPDYKLKCIGFWKENLRSYLITYDELDAFSRYRCWVYQRADLTKIYMSQALGPYCPLNQDVTSWNYTEGAAVHLNMEEYERERDQCPMNFDDGENPWSTSESYIQTFSFRASADYIRISLTAILLPLTLLFVFQH